The Diceros bicornis minor isolate mBicDic1 chromosome 18, mDicBic1.mat.cur, whole genome shotgun sequence sequence GGGAGCTGTCGGCACCAATACTTACGAACCACCAAAGAGAAGAAGAAACCATCTAAAACTTGGATTGATGTTGAAGATATGATCTCGACTGAAGGCATTTATAAAGGATGTTCACCCTGTGAAAGGATAGAGTCCACATATACAAGTGCTTTCAGGCAAATCCTTAATATGGATCACAtggattttgttttatgttttatttgaaCATCATATTCCATTCTGCACAGGGAAGCCCATCCTGCCCTGCTTGGGTACTAAGCTCACCTACAGCACCCGAAACATTTGATGCCTGGTAGAGACGCCATAAGCTCAGATGTACTTTCGGCTCTGATGGACTCAGTGGGCAGTTTAACTAGACATAATGAAAGGCTAAGAAAGCTAATTCATGCTACAATTCATAGATGCGTTGTCCTGGTAGGAAAATCAATTTCAGAAACTTGAATAGCAGCCCCAGactgtcagagctggaaggggtcTCAGAGATCATAAAATTCACTCTCTCCTCAAATGGACAAGGAAACTAAGTTAATGATCGGTAAATAAATACTTACACCCTGGAGAGCAAATCCTTTTTCTGGGGAACCCAGGATTCATATGAgaataaaagcttttaaaatagaaaaatgctcCCTAATTTACAGGTTTCTCAGGTTTACATTTCTGTGTGTTGAGCTTTGATAAAGTTGGACACCTTGCTAACAGGTTCTttgctgccccacccccacccccgccccaggtATCAGTGTCAGAGGTGAAGGTGGTGGTCGAAGAGCAGTTTGGGGAACTCCTCGCTGCCATGAGGAAGGCCCAGGCCGACGTGATGCTCTTCTTGGAGGAGAAGGAGCAAGCTGCTCTGAACCAGGCCAATGGCATCAAGACCCACCTGGAGTACAGGAGTGCAGAGATGGAGAAGAGCAAGGAGGAGCTGGAGAGGATTGCGGCCATCAGTAACACTGTCCTGTTCCTGGAGGTACAGGAGGagggggggcagggggagggtgtgagggggtgggggtgtggggcttAGGGGTTGAAGGCAGAGGCATCCACATGTCTAATGCCAGGGAGCACCCTCACTCTGCTAGGCCTGTGGCAGATGTGGGAATGGAACTGTTCTTTGATAAACAGGGTACACAGGGAGCTGTGGGGACAGAGACAAGCAGGTCTTGATTCAGCAGAGCACAGGAGTACAGGAGGGGTAGGGAAGAATTCCCAGAAAGGGGAGGTGGGAACCAGGTCCTGGAAGATGAGTAATGTTCAAGGGGAAGTCTGTTCtaggagagggaacagcatgtgcacagGCAGAGAGGTTTAAGAAAACACAACCAATTTGGGGAACTAAGGCGCTTTCACAAGGATGGGGTGTGGGATGCTGGGCGCATAGTGATGAGAGATGAGGCAGGCGCCTGGCTGTGAGAGAAGTTTGTTCTTCATCATGAAGTCACAGAAGCCAGTGGAGGACTTCAGATGGATCAGATCAGATCAGTGTGCTTACACACCACTCCAACAGCTGTAGGGTGGCTTGCCTGGCAGGGGTGAGAGTGGAGACATGTTGCCTTTCAGAGAGGGCTGCGTGTGCAGGGGTGATTGAGGAAGGCCCAGCAAGGGAGATGGGACTTTTCATTACGATGTACCCTTACACATTAAGCCACAGGCCATTAAAGCTAGACCTGAGAACATGTAATCTTGCAGGGAAGGCACACTAGCTTGGCCATAAATTCTGTCATCCTGGATCTGTCACTAAATGGCTGGGTAGTTTTTAgcaagtcacataacctctctgggtctcaaatTCCTCATTTATCAAACAATCATGTCAGAGCAGGTAATTTCAAGGCTCGATTAGATCTAATATTCTTGAATACAAAAATTTTTCTTGATTGCATTTTTGAAAAGAATTCCCTTCTAGTTACAACaaacataaatgtttattgtggAAAAAAACCTCGTAGAATACAGAAAAATAGGAAGGAAAACAATCACCCCTACTGCCACCACCCAAAGACAACCCTACTTAACCTTGTGAGGAGTGAGGGAAAGAGgagcagacagagaaagggaagACAGGAAGACAAAAATGCTGACAggatgtctctctcttctccaggtcctttgcttttcaaaatcaaaatgttactgcacaaaattggggttctctacCCAATgcgcataaacaagccaattaattatggcatcagcctttgggaggagaaatcagcttttattctgtgagattgatctgcagggagacagggggcatgtgccctcagatctatcTCCCTGATTCAgcatttggggtgaaatttaagaggttaaggagaacaggctggcatgcagaaacactggtgggacaggttttgattgatgggcttcaagcatttatggtaatgttttaaacatttatgacagggttctaaacatttgtgatgaggttctaaacttttatgatagggTTCTAAAGGTTTATGATGAGatggaattttaacactggatatCCCTAaatgagggacccctcacttctgataagagtctgactttcaagttctggtcgtGTCCCGGTCCTTGGGTTCCGTGGGGAGGAGGACCTTTGGTTCCAAGTTCCTTTCAGGTCACGATGTCTTCTCTTGCGCATGCCCTGGCTACGTGACTTTACAggttttctgaaaggcaattcttaatcactctgttgataagagatgaggTCAGTGGAACTGGTTCTGGAGGGCCTGCGGTtacaaaaagatgaagaaaacatgaataaaaattTGGCTTTCCATGTCATGAGTTTCCCCAAAGAGTATataaataatttctctttatttttgtttctccttttataactttaaaattaaaactttaatatgtataaaatatattttagtataagataacttatttattttggtgaaagATATCTTCTTTTCCCCCAAATTGTTAGCCTGCTGAAATGACAACGTGTATGACTCACCCATCCTTTTTCCCCCCACTGGTTTAAAATGCTGCTTCTATCATGTATGGTACTAAATCTACATACGGTATTAAAATGTTtatctatctttctttctatcAACTCTCTGGTTTAGACTTTTCTTCTCTTCCGTTAATCTATCTGTTTTGGTACAACTGTTTTCATCATTAAGATTTCTGCTGTATCCAATCTGCTCTCCAATGTTTCAGTTGCATTTGGATTTTGATAATGTGTTACATCTGAAAACAGCCTTTCCTGATCGCCACATGGTTTTGAAGTGTAAGGGCCTGAATGTGGTTACCTATGTGAAAACACTTTTCAAACTCTTAAGCACACTACAAGAATTAGAGAAAAGTGTGTACTGGATTGAACTGACAGGGAAAGGCAGCATTCCTGTCTGAGGACTTGTTTGTAGCTCTTCCAAATGCTGCACCGGGTCCTCCATTCCCTATGGTGGCTTgtgtttaaattataaaaaaaaaaattcccaaggGAATGAACGTAGCAGGAATGTTACCTCCGTTTGGGCTGTTGGCATAAAATCTGTGTTCATTCTTTGGTTCCCAGTCTGGGCTGTGTATTGGAACATAGGCATCTAgtatctcttgattttttttttttggtgaggaatattagccctgagctaacatctgttgccaatcctcctctttttgctgaggaagattggccatgggctaacatccatgcccatcttcctctactttatatgtgggacacctgccacagcatggcttgataagcagtgtgtaggtccgcacccgggatccgaacctgtgaaccctgggttgccgaagtggagcgtgtgaacttaaccactactccaccagtaTCTTTTGATACTGGTATCTTGATTTTCAAAAGCCCACTTtcccagtttaaaaaataaatactttctatGTTATTAGACCCGGAGTTGGATGCTAACATTACCATCTTTCTCTGTGAAGTGCACATTACCCTCAACCCCTTGTTCAGGTGCAGAATGTGACATAATGAGGAGGGCAGCCTAGGTAAGAAACACAGAAGCCAAGGCAAGTTTTGCCATGTGCCTTTCCTGCAGGAGTACTGCAAGTTCAGGAACACCGAGGACAGTGCCTTCCCTAGTGTTTACATAGGACTCAAGGATAAGCTCTCAGGCATCCGCAAGGTCATCACGGACTCCACTGTGCACTTAATCCAGTTGCTGCAGAACTACAAGGAAAAGCTCCAGGAGTTCGCCAAGGAAGGTGAGGATCTTTCTGGGCTGTAGGCTCTGGTATGTGGTATCTCAGTGGGTGATGGGGAAGGCGAGAGACCGCCAGGGGAGGGAGGACCAAATCAGGGGGAGTATCTCATTTTCAAGGGCATCCTTTGGCTAGACCGTGTTACTAATGGACACTTGTCTTGATGACTTTATTTTACtcacagaaggtgagttagtcaCATCAGGCAGTTGGCTGGCCTTTCTATGACTAGTTTCTGAGGTTGCTAATGCCTGTACTTTTGAGTGAAATCCAAGTCAGTCTGGGATCTCTTTCCAGCATATTTTGCTTCATCCAGGAGAGCAATGTGGTCCATTGAGTGTGGTTCTCTGAGATGTGGCTAGGCTCCAGCCCCTGCTTTCTCCAAACCCAAGGAAGAGTAGCTGGGAAGTCCTGCCTCTTAGGTTCTCCTGACCTCCTGGACAGGTGTGCATTCACAACTCTTTGATTTTCTAGAGGAGTATGACATCAGAACTCAAGTGTCTGCTGCTGTTGAGCGCAAATATCGGCTCTCAAAACCTGATCCCAGCACCAGGCAACAGTTCCTCCAATGTAAGTTGTGAACCGCTCCCCCTTCCCCAGTTACTGCAGTCAGTGGAATGTTTTGCTGAAACAAGAATGCCATCTCTCCCATGGGTTTCAAGTTCTTGCAACCTCGGGTCTATGgctaaatggtacattttttagaatttaatttttttgttcttttaacttttcattttgaaaccaTTTCAAACTTACAAAAACTTTGCAAAAACAGGAGaagaattcccatataccttTCATCCAGCTTCTCCAAACATTAACACATTACATAACTACAATACGttgatcaaaaccaggaaatgaaCATTGTTACAATGCTATGAACTAATCTACAGAATTTATTCAAGTGTCACCAAATGTTCCAACCAATATCCCAAAGTCCGAGCCAGGATCACAGATGTTTCCATGTCTCCTTGGTCTCCTCCAACCTGGGTCCAGTCCCTTCGTCTTCCCTTGTCCTTCGTGACCTTCATGACTTTTGAAGATCCTGGCTAGTTAACCAAATGGTTCCCTTTTAAGTCTGACTTGGCTAGAATTGCATAACCCATTGTCCTGTCCTTATCTGGAATTGTTCTGGTCTGTTAGCATTCTGGTCTGTTAGTATTTCCAAGCAGCACTTCATGTGGTTAACAAGCTGGTGCAGTTTCAACTCCTAGCAGAGGAAGGACTGCATCTGTGTAGTCaaggctcattttttttttttttttattgatgttttaatggtttctaacattgtgaaattttgggttgtacatttttgtttgtccatcaccccatatatgactcccttcaccccttgtgcccaccccccacccccacttcccgggtaaccacagtccagttttctctgtccatgtgttggtttatattccacatatgagtgagatcatacagtgtttgtctttctctttctggcttatttcacttaacataatacgctccaggcccatccatgttgttgcaaatgggacgattttgtctttttttatggctgagtagtattccattgtatatatataccacattttcttaatccaatcgtcagtcgagggacacttaggttgcttccacttcttggctatggtgaataatgctgcaatgaacataggggtgcataagcctctttggattgttgatttcaggtgcgttggatagattcccagtagtgggatggctggatcatagggcatctctatttttaattctttgaggaatctccataccgttttccatagaggctgcaccaatttgcattcccaccagctgtgtatgagggttcctgtttctccacatcctctccaacatttgttgttttttgtcttggtgattatagccattctaacgggcgtgaggtggtatcttagtgttgttttgatttgcatttccctgatgattagtgatgttgagcatcttttcatgtgcctattggccatctgtatatcttccttggagaagtgtctgttcatttcctctgcccattttttgatcgggttgtttgtttttttgttgttcaattgtgtgagttctttatatattatggagatcaaccctaGTCAAGGCTCATTTTTATGACGTTTTTGGAACATGCCATCGAACCCTGCTTCTACTTGTTTTCTGGGGTGGCCACTGCCTGACTAACTCCTGGACCCCTTTTTCTCTGGTTGTTACGTGGAGCCTCAGGTTCCGAGGACTGTCTCCTATTCTTGCCACGGCTCCTACTTCTTGCCAGGACCTCTTGGCTTCCACacagtttcttttatttattctttcctgcTTCCTGACAGAAGTACATTTCTATTTTACAAACAGATATAATTAATACAAGAAGTCAAACACCCTTTATtcttaacatttaaataaaaatgaaacagatcCTATTATAATGTCAACTGAAATAGAATCTAGGTGATATTAGTGAAAGGAGTTTATTCAATCATCAGCGTGAGGAGTTCAAACCCAGGGAAAACAGTTCGGCAGAGCGCTCTGATGGAACTGCTCCGAGGGGTGTGAGTTTAAGTGCAGCTTATGTCTCTTTCACAAAACAGTGCATgtgcagggaagaggaagagaaaaaaaacttacagcaaaaTTTCATATAtgtcaaaaaaaaagagggatagAGTACATCGGGGCTTTTCTCTATACACTGAAGGTAACATAAACAAGAATTCCTTGGTTATAAATCAAACAAGTTCAGAGATGCTGATGTTAGCTAGGtatggagggaggcaaggaccagggtcATTAATTATTCCTtcaatctctaagaaatgcagctgggaaaCGTGAGAGCGAGGTACCCTTGATCTCTTCCTGTTGTGGATCTGTCCAGCTGGCGTCAGGTGTGGGGTTGCAAGGTCATTTGGACGTACGGCTGCTTCACAGTACAGCATGGATTTTATTGTGCTGACTTAAAGCCTTTGCAGTTTGCTTGTTAGATTCgcctgttagaccagggagaggggtcccaaAACTCTGTCCATAATAATCTATCTTCTTTTGTGTTACAAATGTGTTTTTTCACACACTATATtaactttttctctttgaatatTATTATAAACTTTCAGCCTTTTCTAGACTCAGATTGTTTCGCTGGTCAAAGTTCTGCGGGTCAAATTGCCAGCTTGACCAGTGGGAGCCACTTGTAAGCTGGCCTCTTTCTCCTTTAAGCATTGACATTCTGCCCTTGACATCCTTAAAAGTATCATTGCTTTCTGGCACTAACAGAATGTTCCAGACTCATTCGGGTTTTCTTGTCCCAAGACATAGATTCCCCTATCTTCCTAGGTGTCCTGGGTCCCCTTAGATGAGAAGAATGTTACTGCTCGATATCTGCTTGCTGAGGATGGCCCAAGGCGGCGGGGGTGGCTGAAGCGCCACTGCTGCTGTTGGGGCCGCTTAGTAACCGAGCTGCAGACTATCTGCCCTTGATGGCCCTCAGTTCACCCTCATTTTTCCTTTAAACTTCTTGGATTATTGTGTCCTTCTTTTCTTCCAGGATGTGGCCTCATCAACTACTAAGAAGTTCTCTTACCAAAGGAGTTTGGAAAACTCTGGGTTAAAATAAGATACTTGTTTAAattaatggatttttaaataGCCTTTAATATGCTAATTCATTTGGCAAGTGTATACTACTCATCTTCTCTGAGCTAGAACCCCAGGATAGAGTCCCACATAAAATGTGGAGCTTATAGAACAGAAGGAGGACAGGCATGACACAAACACACAACTACATAGATTGTTACCATGGTGATGAGTACCAGGAAGGTTACAGAGCCGGGTGCTCTGAGAGGCAGTGATGGGCAGGTGTCTGATTCAGATCAGGGAGTCATggagggcctctctgaggacATGAGCTCCCAGCCGCAGGCTGAAAGATCAGTAGGAATCCCCCAGAATCAGGTTAGGGTCATGATCACGTCGTGGAGTGTGTCTGCGCTAAAGCCCTGAAATGGTCTGAGGTCAGAGTGGCTGGAGTGTGGCGATCAAGGGGGAGAGggcaggagatgaggctggagacaCAGGGAAGGGCCAGTCATACAGGCCATGCAGGCCAGGGTGAGGGGTCACTGCTTTATCCTGCGAGCAAGGGGCACCATCGAAGGGCTTTAAGCTGGGGTGACATGATTCACCTTAGCCCACACCTTGAAATAAGCACCATGGCTCTGTCATGGAGAAGGTATGGAAGCGGGGCGAGAGGGGCAACACGACCTGCAAGGAGCCTATTGCACTATTCGGCGAGATTTTGTGGTGGTGTAGATGAAGCAGTGGGCTGGAGAGAAGTGGGTGGATCTCCAGGGCTTGTTGCTGTCTGTGTGTAGGGGGGAAGGACAAGTCAGGGGGTGAGGATGAGGGCAAAGAAATGTCAAAAATAACTTTAGTGTGCCTTGAGCAACTGGGTGCGTGGAGGTGCTATTAATCTCTGGGCCTGGGGAGAGAATATGTGTAGGGGATAGTTTGAGAGTTCAACATGCTAAATATTggtcaaatattaaaaaaaaaaaacaaaaacaatgaatgAATCAAATGTGGGTATATAACTGCCTATTTCCCCAGACCCTTGCCAACACGGGGTAGAGTAGTGCCTGGCTTCCAGTACATATTTGttgtatgaatgaatgagtgaatcagtggattttatttcttgattcaGTTCAGCAAATGCCAAGTAATTTGAtcttcagaaaggaaggaagtggaGTGACTTGTTAAAATGAGTCTGAGACCACTTACAACTTGTGTGTGTGGGTTTcccccaccaagcaattctctgtgacccCAGccaggtgtcctacaatttaactcaatctgacactatctacctggggATAggtcagaccccacaggttaagggctcagccccacaagactgcccccacttcagataccTTTTGCaagtagtaggtccccaggtCCCCCACAACTTCTGTACAATTTGGttacaaattggaggttcccacgaccccctcctcaggttcaattaattttctAGAGCAGCTCCCAGAATTCATAGAAATATTTGTGTTTACTAGTTCATTAAAGGAGacaataaaggatacagatgaacacccagatgaagagatacacaaggcgaggtctgggagggtcccgagcacaggagcttctgtccctgcgGAGTTTGGGGTGTGTCACCCTCCTCGTGTGGATGTGTTGGCCCACCTGGAATCTCGCTGAAATTCCTCTCTGAAACTCCTGCTTCCTCCTGTGGGCATGATGggtcattaactccatttccagcccccctcccctctctggaggatgggtGGTGGGGCTGACAATTCCAAGCTTccaatcatggcttggtctttctggtgaccagcacccattcaggagccatctaggagtcacctcattagaacaaaagacactcctatcacctgggaaattacaagtgtttcaggagctctgtgtcaggaactgggagGTAGAGACCAAATGTTGAAACAAAAGATATTCCTAgtactcttatcacttaggaaattacaagagttttaggagctctgtgtcaggaactggggggcagagaccaaatattggaacaaaagatgttcctagtactcttatcacttaggaaattaccagAGTTTTAGGAGCTCGGTGCCGGGAAccgggggcagagaccaatatatatttcttatcataaatcacaatatcacacttgTGTTCTCTGACTTCTGGTTTTCACCCACGTCTTTCCCAGGGGAACAGTAGCCTGGGTAGACAGAGAACAAGAGATGGATGTTTTCTCCTACTTTGGAGGCTGGCCAGGTTTGAAGCGTCCTGTCTGAATCAGGTGTTGGTTCCTGACCTACTCTCCCTGCCTTCTGTATCTCCTCAGATGCGTGTGACCTCACCTTGGACCCCGACACGGCACACAGGTATCTCCGGCTGCAGGAGGACAATCGCAAGGTCACCAACACCACACCCTGGGAGCACCCGTACCCGGACCTCCCGAGCAGGTTCGTGCACTGGCGGCAGGTGCTGTCCCAGCAGAGCCTGTACCTGCACAGGTACTATTTTGAGGTAGAGATCTCCGGGGCCGGCACCTACGTTGGCCTGACCTGCAAGGGCATCGACCGGAAAGGGGAGGAGCGTAACAGTTGCATTTCTGGAAACAACTTCTCTTGGAGCCTCCATTGGAATGGGAAGGAGTTCACGGCCTGGCACAGCGACACGGAGACCCCGCTCAAAGCCAGCCCTTTCCGGAGGCTGGGGATCTACGTCGACTTCCCGGGAGGGGTCCTCTCCTTCTATGGCGTGGAGCCTGACGCCATGACTCTGGTTCACAAGTTTGAGTGCAAGTTTTCAGAGCCGGTCTACCCTGCCTTCTGGCTTTCCAAGAAGGAAAACTCCATCTGGATTGTGGATCTGGGAGAGGAACCTGAGAAGCCAGCGCTGACTTCAGTGGAGGCTGCTGTGTAGACCCCAGCGTCCATATCCTAGACTTTTGCCAACCACGAAGATGGGGCAGCAGCCTGGATTTTAAGGGTGACTTGGGGGCAGAGATCTCTGCCAGTGGTGGCTGGCTTTAGAAATCATGTGGGTCCCTGCATGAGCCTTCTCCCTTTTGCTCCATGCTGCACTGTTCTCCATATGTCTGTGGTAATCCTCAGGTGTCTGAGTCCCCTTCATCATCGTCGAGTGATAGTCTCCTATCTGCTCAGGTGAACATCACACTGTGCCCAGAATTGGCACCAGGAATCTTCTGAGCGATCAGAAAGATTGCCGAGTAATCATAATAAATTGCTAACTTGATTGTGCATTTCCTACGTCCCGGACACTGATCTGAGTGCTTTCTGTGCATTGACTCAACCCTCACAGCTGCCCCGTGGGGTAGATGCTCAaatcatctccattttgcagatggggaaatggTGTTCCAGGGGGGTTAGTTAACTTGCTCAGAGTCATTGTGGTCACACGgtgagtgagtggcagagctgggattcaaacgtGGGCAGGCGGACACCGGGCTTTTAACCACACCCCATGCTGCCTTCCTCATTAGACCATGGGTGTTGTGTGTAAGGGAATAAACTACACGATGAACTACATGGTATGGAAACTGAGTGTCTTAAATGCTCAATCTCTTTGCATGCCCCACATCTGACTGGGCCATGCAGCCGTGCAGTGCAGAGAGCTCACTACCTCACACAGCACCTCATCCTGTGTTTGGACAGAGAGGATTATAAAAAATGTCTTAGTAGAGTCCAAGTCTTAGTCCCTGTGGCCTCTGGGGAGGGTCTCATTCCTCTCTACCGAAGTCACCTGGACTATGTGGACTTGTCTGATTTCTCATTCAAAGGACAGTTCTTCAGATATTTGAAGGCATTCTCGCGCATGTCCTCCCGGGAGGTATTCTTGTTTTCACACTCCATCTCCCACTTTCCTTCATGGTTTCCAGACCTTTCAGTCCTCTCATCATTTCAACCTCCTCTCAGCAGATGCGCTCCCTAAGATTAACGGTCACTATTCATCAAGCCTTTAGGCAAATGACAAACTGTCTCTGAGGACATAACCTGAGGACATAACCTGAAGTCCCTGTCGGGCTTCACCGAGAATGTAACTCAGGGTCTTTTCCCGTGACCTGTGTCAAGGCTAGTCTCTTCCTCTTGGACCAGTCTGATGGGCCTGTCTCAGGAGTACATTACTTCAGCGTCACTCCACTTGTTTCCAGAGCCCATGTCCTGTATTTGTATCTGAGGACTTATGCAGTGTAggatttgcattttttaattcaaaatttttttaattttataatttgaattttattgaatgtattttttatttgaatttttgatTTCATCACATCAT is a genomic window containing:
- the TRIM16 gene encoding tripartite motif-containing protein 16; translation: MAELDLMAPGPLPEVTAHSPATLSPDSGSASPAEEEDMGSLGSPQGETEGQGSSSILQRGPAGEEEGEILCDFCLGASRVRAVKSCLTCMVNYCEEHLRPHQENSKLHSHQLTEPVKDRDLRTCPAHHSPLVAFCHRDQQCICQECRQSEHRGHASVSLDAARRDKEAELRGTRLDLERKLELNENAIGRLQANHKSVLVSVSEVKVVVEEQFGELLAAMRKAQADVMLFLEEKEQAALNQANGIKTHLEYRSAEMEKSKEELERIAAISNTVLFLEEYCKFRNTEDSAFPSVYIGLKDKLSGIRKVITDSTVHLIQLLQNYKEKLQEFAKEEEYDIRTQVSAAVERKYRLSKPDPSTRQQFLQYACDLTLDPDTAHRYLRLQEDNRKVTNTTPWEHPYPDLPSRFVHWRQVLSQQSLYLHRYYFEVEISGAGTYVGLTCKGIDRKGEERNSCISGNNFSWSLHWNGKEFTAWHSDTETPLKASPFRRLGIYVDFPGGVLSFYGVEPDAMTLVHKFECKFSEPVYPAFWLSKKENSIWIVDLGEEPEKPALTSVEAAV